A section of the Camelus dromedarius isolate mCamDro1 chromosome 14, mCamDro1.pat, whole genome shotgun sequence genome encodes:
- the STMN1 gene encoding stathmin, protein MASSDIQVKELEKRASGQAFELILSPRSKESVPEFPLSPPKKKDLSLEEIQKKLEAAEERRKSHEAEVLKQLAEKREHEKEVLQKAIEENNNFSKMAEEKLTHKMEANKENREAQMAAKLERLREKDKHIEEVRKNKESKDPADETEAD, encoded by the exons ATGGCTTCTTCTG ATATCCAGGTGAAGGAACTGGAGAAGCGTGCCTCAGGCCAGGCTTTTGAGCTGATTCTTAGCCCTCGATCAAAAGAATCCGTCCCAgaatttcccctttcccctccaaaGAAGAAGGACCTTTCCCTGGAGGAAATTCAGAAGAAActagaagctgcagaagaaagaCGCAAG TCCCATGAAGCTGAAGTCTTGAAGCAGCTTGCTGAGAAACGAGAGCACGAGAAGGAAGTGCTTCAGAAAGCAATCGAGGAGAACAACAACTTCAGTAAAATGGCGGAAGAGAAGCTGACCCACAAGATGGAAGCCAACAAAGAGAACCGTGAGGCGCAGATGGCTGCCAAGCTGGAGCGTTTGCGAGAGAAG GACAAGCACATTGAGGAAGTGCGGAAGAACAAAGAATCCAAAGATCCTGCTGATGAGACTGAAGCTGACTAA
- the PAQR7 gene encoding membrane progestin receptor alpha: protein MATMVAQKLSHLLTSLRQDYQKPQPSVQPEPVFTVDRAEVPPLFWKPYIYVGYRPLHRTWRFYFRTLFQQHNEAVNVWTHLLAALVLLLRLAVFVGTVDFWGDPHALPLFIIVLASFTYLSLSALAHLLQAKSEFWHYSFFFLDYVGVAVYQFGSALAHFYYAIEPTWHAQVQAIFLPMAAFLAWLSCTGSCYNKYIQKPGLLGRTCQEVPSALAYALDISPVAHRILMSPNPAVDDPALLYHKCQVVFFLLAAAFFSAFMPERWFPGSCHVFGQGHQLFHVFLVLCTLAQLEAVALDYEARRPIYEPLHTRWPHNFSGLFLLTVGSSILTAFLLSQLVRRKLDLDQKTQ from the coding sequence ATGGCCACAATGGTGGCCCAGAAGCTCAGCCACCTCCTAACCAGTTTGCGGCAGGACTACCAGAAGCCTCAGCCGTCTGTGCAGCCAGAGCCTGTATTCACGGTGGACCGAGCCGAAGTACCACCCCTCTTCTGGAAGCCATACATCTATGTGGGCTACCGGCCGCTGCATCGGACCTGGCGCTTCTATTTCCGCACGCTTTTCCAGCAGCACAATGAGGCGGTGAACGTCTGGACCCACCTGCTGGCGgccctggtgctgctgctgcgGCTGGCCGTCTTTGTGGGGACTGTGGACTTCTGGGGAGACCCGCACGCCCTGCCTCTCTTTATCATTGTCCTCGCCTCCTTCACCTACCTCTCCCTCAGTGCCTTGGCTCACCTCCTGCAGGCCAAGTCCGAGTTCTGGCATTATAGCTTCTTCTTCCTGGACTATGTGGGTGTGGCTGTGTACCAGTTTGGCAGCGCCCTGGCACACTTTTACTATGCCATTGAGCCCACCTGGCATGCCCAAGTGCAGGCCATTTTCTTGCCCATGGCCGCCTTTCTTGCCTGGCTTTCCTGCACTGGCTCCTGCTATAACAAGTACATCCAGAAGCCCGGCCTGTTGGGCCGCACTTGCCAGGAGGTGCCCTCGGCACTGGCCTACGCGTTGGACATCAGCCCTGTGGCGCACCGCATCCTCATGTCCCCTAACCCTGCCGTGGACGACCCAGCTCTTCTCTACCACAAATGCCAGGTGGTCTTTTTTCTGCTAGCTGCTGCTTTCTTCTCGGCCTTCATGCCTGAGCGCTGGTTCCCTGGCAGCTGCCACGTCTTTGGGCAGGGCCATCAGCTCTTCCATGTCTTCTTGGTTCTGTGCACACTGGCTCAGCTGGAGGCTGTGGCACTGGACTACGAGGCCCGGCGACCCATCTATGAGCCTCTGCACACCCGCTGGCCCCACAACTTCTCTGGCCTCTTTTTGCTCACCGTAGGCAGCAGCATCCTCACCGCGTTCCTCCTGAGCCAGCTGGTACGGCGCAAACTCGATCTGGATCAGAAGACTCAGTGA